In the Gavia stellata isolate bGavSte3 chromosome 17, bGavSte3.hap2, whole genome shotgun sequence genome, TGATTTCATCTCAGTCTTTGTAAAATAAGTCTAGCACAACTGCAGGTAGAGAAATAATCATATTTGAGTATTGTTTCAACTCGTAGAACTAAATGCTATACTACCAATCCCTGTAAAGCCTTTAAATAAACAGGGATTTGGGTCTATTCATTGCCCTCCTCAGGGCACGCTTCATGTCCTTGTTCCTGaggctgtagatgagggggttcagCATTGGGGCTACAATGGTGTAAAACACTGCAACCACTTTGTCCCTGTCCTGTGAAGGCCTTGACTTAGGATTCATGTACATGCAGATGGCTGTCCCATAGAATATGGTTACCACCATCAGGTGGGATCCACAGGTGGAGAAGACCTTGGATTGCACATGTGCAGATTGAATCTTTAAGATGGCAGAAAGGATATGGGCGTAGGAGGTGATGATCAGAAGAAAGGGGAGGAAGACTGTGAGGATGCTGAAGATGAAGATGACTAACTCCACGAGGGCAGTGTCGGCACAGGCCAAGgccagcactgctggcactTCGCAGAAGTAATGGTTCAAGATGTCAGGCCCGCAGAAGGGCAGCCGCAAGGTGAGGCTGTTGATGACCGCAGAGCTCAGCAGGCTGCTGGTCCAGGAAGCCACCACCATGTGAGTGCAAAGCTTCCTGTTCATGACAGTGGTGTAGAGCAAGGGGTGACATATTGCCATATAGCGATCATAAGCCATGACCCCAAGCAGAATACACTCTGTCACACCAAAAGCCAGAGAGAAATACATCTGAGCAGCACATCCAGAGAAGGAGATGGTCTTCTTCTTGGTCAAGAGGTTCACCAGCATCTGGGGGATGTTGCTGGAGATGTAGCAGATGTCTAAGAAGGACAGGTTGGCAAGGAAAAAGTACATGGGTGAGTGCAACAGGCAATCAGCTCTGATCACTGTAATGATCACGATGTTCCCAGCCATTGTGAACAGATAAAAAACCAGGAACACTATGAAAAGAACAGTCTGTGTCCTTGGCTGGGAGGAAAGGCCTTGAAAGATGAATTCTGTCACTATGCTTTGATTTTCCCTGGCCATTATTATTCCAGTGGTTTAATTGTCAAGATAAGAAATAGTAACAAAGTCAACTCAACTTTATTCCAAGATAAGTGTAACAAGAGCTTATATTTCTCTCTGAAGCGGAGAGAATCTGCCGTGGAAAATAATGTACCAGACACAACATACCATCCATTTTATATTATCTGTTATAGTGAccagagaaatgagaaaatgttgAGAAAGTTTTCTCATGGTACATTTAGCTGAACCCCTGTTCATGTTGGTTGCAGTCTAATTACACAGATTTAACAGAAGGATGCCTAATTTATACACATTTTAATGCCCAACAGAGTTACTACCCTCTTTAGAAAATCAAAATTCAATGTTAGATCCAAAGATTATGTGTTAAAATCCCAGTTCTCAATAACCTTTCTTAACATGGGAAGAAACATGAAACATTCTGGAGTGAAACAATCCTTCAGACACTGTCATTATGAAACAGATCTACTCTTTTGGACAAATATCCATAGATGTGTATCCTTTTCCTGCAATAAAGCCAAAATTCAGCACACAGACCACCTCTAACAAATTAAGTATGTCCAACGACCTTAACGTATATCTAGGATCTTACGGCATTCTCATCACTATAGCTCCTACTGTTCACATTCTGTCTTTATGCAGTATTGTCTAAGATGTTTTAAGTCTTTACCATGACAAGAAAGTTTCTGAGTAGTATGTGATCACAGTTGCTGGATCCTGAGCCTTCGAGCAGTAAAAGGAGAGTAGCAGAATGCAAACATTAATAATCCTGTGGAAGACACTAATAAATGTCACTTGATATGCTGCAGGGTATCTGAAACATCTGAAGGCGGCCGTCATGTTTGATGCAAGGATGTCGGAGGGCTTGTGCTCCTCTGGAATGAAAATTGGACAAATGACAGGTCACACCGGGATGTCTCAAATGGTACCAGACTGCTACAGCTGAACAAATTATTTGGATGCTTAGTTGATACAGTCAATGGACTCTAAAGGGCGATTCAGATGACCCGCTAGTAGGTGATAACTTTAGCTATCTATCTTAACTTCTCAGCTGTTCCCGAGAACCTGAGTAGCCTTCTGGACTTAACCTTGACACCTGGTTTATTCCTCATTCATGACAGAAATTTAGATGTATAACTTACATGTAAATGTTTATATGTAGATGCCTAAATCTGATGCCTTAACATGAAACTGAATCCTATCCTGTGTTTTTAAGACTAAGCAGACCCTCACAATCTGAATTAGCAATTATGCTGCCAAGGGAAAGTATTGCAAAATGAAGCatctttccaaaacagaaacTGTTCTGGAAGGGAGGTTAAGAAATAATCCTAAAAAGCTCAGTTCAAGGAGGCAGATCACCTCAGCCCAAGACTACTGGCTCAGGCAGGTGAGATGGCTGAGCCATCACCCCAGTCAATACAACTGGAGGACTCTGTCTCCactgcagcccggggagccCAGGCTGCTCAGCACCTATCTCCAAGGCAGCGAAGGCATCCCCCCTGACTTGAAAGGAAGGATTAAGGTACACTATGGTATCCAAAACATATGTATGGGACAAGTACATAGGATAAAAGAGCTGCAGAAGACTTTTATCAACTGTTATCAACTAGCTTTTCACTGGCACCTGTGCAAACTTGGCAATCAGCTCATATGTGAACACCTAAATTTCAGTGAGATGGGTCTGACCCCTGATGTTTAATGAGATTAATCCAATTCTTATTCAAGACGTGAACTCTCTAGACTAGGTGGACTCTATCAGTTACGACGTCAACGATAAGAACCTGAATAATAtgaaattcagcatctttcttaAGATGGATGTAGAACTTGAGAGACATCTTTCTCTCATTTAAGCACATATACGCACAATCATTTTACAGCCTGTGCCAACATAAACAGCTACATTCAACTTCTGATTCTGTTCAGGCGTTTGTAATTTACATAACTACACTGCGTAGGCAAAGAACAATTAAATTTCACCTTCAATGAACAGGCTGTGGTAATGTTTTTGATGAATATCACCCCAGGATCTGACAACTGTAAGCGTCTGGGAGCGAGAAGGAAAATCTACTCTAGCTGTAGTATAAATAACTAGAGTGGGATTCTCTATAGGATTTAGTTTTCTAAATTCTTTGGAGTACCTAAGACCAAGATCATGAGAAGTTCCATGGACTTGAAATCTGTGCTTCTAGATCCCTTACCTACTTCTGAAAATCATCTCCTTATATTATTCATGTTAGAAGATAGCACAAGCTCTGAACTTTACGTCTTTTGATGTCAAAGCAATTTGAAGGATGAGAGTCATTTATGTGTTAGAGGTGAGAAAAAGTAGACAGAAGTAAAGTAAGTGCTTTGCTCAAGGTTAAAAGAGGTTTCTTAGAGAAACCATTATCTTATCATGGCATATCTATCAGCAGTGACAAACATGTCTTGGACCTATATAAATTTTCATATAGACTAAAACACCTTGAAATCATCCTGACATATCTCTGTTGAAGATTTGTAAAATTAAAGAATGCTTTTTCTGTACCTGAAAATGTCCGATCTGCAAGAAGGCTGAAACTCATCCAATAACAGGAATACCGATAGCAGaatacacaaaagaaaattgcagaCACCCCTTGCCCAATCTCCAGAAATGTTAGATATTTGTAGGTAAGAAATACATGCAAAGTGGCTTAGTCCTTTACAAAGATTTAACTCATTCAAAGTGAGAGCAAAGTAGTGGAAGAATTGAAATCGCATGTCAAAATTTCCCTTTTGAGACACCACAACCAATTTTAAATGCCAAAGGGAAGTGGTCCCAGAGGTAGCATTGCAATTACTTCTTGTAAGCACAAGCCCAAGtataattttaagtatttaagtCATTGTAGCTTTGGTTAAAGTTTTTTAAACTGCCTGTTCAAGACTTGGTGAACTGTATGCTACACTTTGAATCTTAAGAGACCAAATGTTTTAATGGATTTGTGGGATTTTTAGAGGATTTTCTGAATATGGAATTTTATCCAGTTATTCCTATTTTGAGCCAAATGACTTCTGTGAGGGTGAAACACACTAATACTCCAATTTTGGTCTGAAGACATTAGGTGATGCAAAATCTGATACATCTCATAAGGTGAAATCCTCCTCAGATGTCCAAAAGTTAGTTTTCTAGGTCTGAGCTACTAACTTTCTGTATAGTTGAGAGTGGAAAATAGCCATTTTCAGAGCACAAGGGAAACAACACTTTCTCTGTATTCAGCTCAGAGGAATCAGCATTTCTAGTGAG is a window encoding:
- the LOC104251313 gene encoding olfactory receptor 2G3; the protein is MARENQSIVTEFIFQGLSSQPRTQTVLFIVFLVFYLFTMAGNIVIITVIRADCLLHSPMYFFLANLSFLDICYISSNIPQMLVNLLTKKKTISFSGCAAQMYFSLAFGVTECILLGVMAYDRYMAICHPLLYTTVMNRKLCTHMVVASWTSSLLSSAVINSLTLRLPFCGPDILNHYFCEVPAVLALACADTALVELVIFIFSILTVFLPFLLIITSYAHILSAILKIQSAHVQSKVFSTCGSHLMVVTIFYGTAICMYMNPKSRPSQDRDKVVAVFYTIVAPMLNPLIYSLRNKDMKRALRRAMNRPKSLFI